In a genomic window of Glycine max cultivar Williams 82 chromosome 13, Glycine_max_v4.0, whole genome shotgun sequence:
- the LOC106795601 gene encoding uncharacterized protein: MKIEHVFSCNNYEEDKKVKLAATEFSDYALVWWNKLQKERARNEEPMVDTWTEMKKIMRKRYVPASYSRDLKFKLQKLTQGNKGVEEYFKEMDVLMIQANIEEDEEVTMARFLNGLTNDIRDIVELQEFVEMDDLLHKAIQVEQQLKRKGVAKRSFTNFGSSSWKDKGKKDGAATSSSSTPIPSKTRSKSQEEPSKRSRDVKCFKCQGLGHYAYECPNKRSMVLRDGEYISESDVEEEEESEYVEEEEIPEGDLLMIRRLLGGQLKHEEESQRENIFHTRCLINGKVCMVIIDGGSCTNVASARLVSKLNLATKPHPRPYKLQWLSKDGEVQVRQQVEVDVSIGKYNDKVLCDVVPMEASHLLLGRPWQFDKRANHDDMFPPNVPNGLPPLRGIEHQIDLIPGASLPNRPAYRSNPQETKEIQRQVDELISKGWVRDSMSPCAVPVILVPKKDGTWRFVVSSKGVQVDEEKVRAIQEWPTPKSVTEVRSFHGLASFYRRFVKDFSTLAAPLNEVLKKNVGFKWGEKQEEAFNVLKQKLTNVPILALPNFQKSFEIECDASNVGIGAVLMQEGHPIAYFSEKLSGPTLNYSTYDKELYALVRALKTWQHYLYPKEFVIHSDHESLKYIKGQGKLNKRHAKWVEFLEQFPYVIKHKKGKGNIVANALSRRHEGFLFKENKLCVPKCSTRNLLVCEAHEGGLMGHFGVQKTLETLQEHFYWPHMKKDVQKFCEHCIVCKKAKSKVKPHGLYTPLPIPEYPWIDLSMDFVLGLPKTSNGRDSIFVVVDRFSKMAHFIPCKKVDDASHVADLFFKEIVRLHGLPRSIVSDRDSKFLSHFWRTLWSKLGTKLLFSTTCHPQTDGQTEVVNRTLGTLLRTVLRKNLKTWEACLPHVEFAYNRAVHSTTNCSPFEVVYGFNPLTPLDLLPMPNVSVHMRKERFPEQRKSKLQPRGDGPFQVLERINDNAYKVELPGEY, encoded by the exons atgaaaatagagcatgTATTCTCATGCAACAACTATGAGGAGGACAAAAAGGTGAAGCTTGCCGCCACGGAATTTTCCGACTATGCCcttgtgtggtggaacaagctacaaaaggagagagcaagaaatgaagagccaatggttgatacatggacggagatgaaaaagatcatgaggaagcgatatgtgccggctagttactcaagggacttgaaattcaagctccaaaaactaacccaaggcaacaagggggttgaggagtatttcaaggaaatggatgtgctcatgattcaagcaaatattgaagaagatgaggaggtaactatggctcgatttcttaatggtttgactaatgatatccgtgatattgttgagctgcaggagtttgttgaaatggatgatttgcttcacaaagcaatccaagtggagcaacaattaaaaaggaagggagtggctaagaggagttttaccaactttggttcttctagttggaaagacaaaggtaagaaagatggggctgctacttctagtagttccacacctatcccatcaaaaactcgctcaaagtcccaagaggaaccctctaaaaggagtagagatgtgaagtgtttcaagtgccaaggcctaggacactatgcttatgagtgccctaacaaaaggtccatggttcttagagatggagaatatataagtgaatccgatgttgaagaggaagaggagagtgagtacgtagaggaagaggagattccggagggagatttgttgatgattaggcggttacttggtggtcaattgaagcatgaggaggagagccaaagagaaaacatctttcacactagatgtttaatcaatggcaaggtgtgcatggtgatcattgatggaggtagttgcaccaatgtggctagtgctagattagtgtcaaagctaaatttagctactaaaccacatcctaggccatacaaacttcaatggcttagtaaggatggGGAGGTGCAAGTGAGGCAGCAAGTGGAAGTGGATgtttccattgggaaatacaatgataaggtactttgtgatgttgttcctatggaggccagtcacttacttttggggagaccatggcaatttgataaaagagccaatcatgacg acatgtttccaccaaatgtgccaaatggactaccacctttgaggggaattgagcatcaaattgatctcattccgggagcttctttgcccaataggccagcctatagaagtaatccacaagaaaccaaagagattcaaagacaagtggatgaactcattagcaaaggttgggtaagagatagtatgagtccttgtgctgtcccagtgattttggtccctaaaaaggatgggacatggc gttttgttgtgagttcaaaaggagtgcaagttgatgaggagaaggttagggctattcaagaatggcctacacctaagtctgtgaccgaggtgaggagttttcatggcttagcaagtttttatagacgatttgtgaaggattttagcacattggcagcacctctcaatgaagtgctcaagaaaaatgttggtttcaaatggggagagaaacaagaagaagctttcaatgtTCTTAAGCAAAAGCTAACTAATGTCCCCATACTTGCGTtgccaaactttcaaaaatcttttgaaattgagtgtgatgcttcaaatgttgggattggggctgtgttgatgcaagaaggccatccaattgcttattttagtgaaaagttaagtggtcctacccttaactattcaacttatgataaggagttgtatgccttagtacgggctttgaaaacatggcaacactacctttatcccaaggaatttgtcattcatagtgaccatgagtccctcaaatatatcaaggggcaaggcaagcttaacaaaaggcatgcgaagtgggtggaattcctagagcaattcccttatgttatcaaacataaaaagggaaaaggtaatATTGTAGCCAATGCTCTTTCTCGGCGTC atgaaggctttcttttcaaagaaaacaaattgtgtgtgcctaaatgttctactagaaatttgcttgtttgtgaagcacatgaaggaggtttaatggggcattttggggtccaaaagactctagaaacattacaagaacatttttattggcctcatatgaaaaaggatgtgcagaaattttgtgaacattgcattgtatgtaaaaaggcaaagtctaaggtaaagcctcatggattgtatactccattgccaattccggagtatccttggattgatttatccatggattttgttttggggctgccaaaaacaagcaatggtagagattccatttttgtggttgttgataggttttctaaaatggctcattttattccatgtaaaaaagttgatgatgcttcccatgtggctgatttgtttttcaaggagattgtgagactccatggtttgccaaggagcattgttagtgatagggactctaagttcctaagccatttttggaggactttgtggagcaagttgggcactaaattgttattttcaaccacttgtcacccacaaaccgatgggcaaacggaagttgttaataggactttgggaactttgcttaggacagttttgaggaagaacttaaaaacttgggaagcttgtttaccccatgttgaatttgcttacaatagagctgttcatagcaccactaattgttctccttttgaagttgtttatggttttaacccactaactcctcttgatcttttgcctatgcctaatgtttc ggtgcacatgagaaaagaaaggtttccggaacaaaggaaatcaaagcttcaaccaaggggagatggaccatttcaagtgcttgaaagaatcaatgacaatgcttacaaagttgagctgcccggtgagtat